In one window of Paracoccus saliphilus DNA:
- a CDS encoding ABC transporter ATP-binding protein: MLQVEALQAAYGESQVLYDIGLQVGDGEFVTLLGRNGMGKTTTVNTIFGLLKARAGRVVVDGVDLTNAAPHRIARAGLGLVPEGRQVFPTLTVRENLVAMARPGQWSLDRVLSLFPRLAERMGHMGNQLSGGEQQMLAIGRALMTNPRLLVLDEATEGLAPLIRDEIWACLAQLKAVGESILIIDKNVDALTRIADRHVVIEKGQVVWTGTSDQLRGTPEIKERFLHV, encoded by the coding sequence ATGCTACAGGTCGAGGCACTCCAAGCCGCCTATGGCGAAAGCCAGGTGCTGTATGACATCGGACTGCAGGTCGGCGACGGAGAATTCGTCACGCTGCTCGGACGCAATGGCATGGGCAAGACGACGACGGTGAACACGATCTTCGGGTTGCTGAAGGCGCGTGCGGGCAGGGTCGTTGTGGATGGTGTGGATCTGACCAATGCCGCCCCGCATCGCATCGCCCGCGCAGGTCTGGGGCTTGTCCCCGAGGGGCGGCAGGTCTTTCCCACGCTGACCGTGCGCGAGAACCTGGTCGCCATGGCTCGGCCCGGGCAATGGTCTCTGGACCGGGTTCTGTCGCTGTTTCCGCGCCTGGCCGAGCGGATGGGGCATATGGGGAACCAGCTTTCAGGGGGCGAGCAGCAGATGCTGGCGATTGGCCGCGCGCTGATGACCAATCCCCGGTTGCTGGTGCTGGACGAAGCGACAGAGGGGCTCGCCCCGCTGATCCGCGACGAGATCTGGGCCTGTCTTGCGCAGTTGAAGGCGGTGGGTGAATCGATCCTGATCATCGACAAGAATGTCGACGCGCTGACCCGTATCGCCGACCGTCACGTGGTGATCGAAAAGGGTCAGGTCGTCTGGACCGGCACCAGCGACCAGTTACGCGGCACGCCGGAGATCAAGGAGCGCTTTCTGCATGTCTGA
- a CDS encoding ABC transporter ATP-binding protein, with product MSLLDIRGLRKAYGALKVTDDLDLSVEEGELHAIIGPNGAGKSTLIAQLSGQTPSDAGAVRFNGAEMMGKPMHARVRAGMSRSFQITSILPGFTALENVAAAVQARQGSSFRFFSPVAGEHALNEVALEMLTRVGIAERAFFRAGSLSHGEKRQLELAIALATAPKLLLLDEPLAGTSGQEADRLVEVMRSLKGEITLVLIEHDMDAVFSLADRISVLVYGRIIATGTPDNVRSDPRVRAAYLGEETAEEGA from the coding sequence ATGAGCCTTCTGGATATTCGTGGATTGCGCAAGGCTTACGGGGCGCTGAAGGTGACCGATGATCTTGACCTGAGCGTCGAGGAGGGAGAACTGCATGCCATCATCGGCCCCAATGGTGCGGGAAAATCCACGCTGATCGCGCAGCTTTCGGGACAGACCCCATCGGATGCCGGGGCGGTGCGCTTCAACGGGGCCGAGATGATGGGCAAGCCGATGCATGCGCGGGTGCGGGCGGGCATGTCGCGCAGTTTCCAGATCACCTCGATCCTGCCGGGCTTTACCGCGCTGGAAAATGTCGCGGCGGCGGTGCAGGCACGGCAGGGAAGCAGTTTTCGCTTTTTCAGCCCTGTGGCCGGGGAACATGCGCTGAACGAAGTGGCATTGGAAATGCTTACCCGTGTCGGTATTGCCGAACGCGCGTTTTTCCGTGCAGGCAGTCTCAGCCACGGCGAGAAGCGGCAATTGGAACTGGCAATCGCGCTCGCCACTGCGCCGAAACTCTTGCTGCTGGACGAACCGCTCGCCGGAACCAGCGGGCAGGAAGCCGACCGCCTGGTCGAGGTGATGCGCAGCCTCAAGGGTGAAATTACCCTAGTGCTGATCGAGCACGATATGGATGCGGTGTTTTCACTGGCCGACCGGATCAGTGTGCTGGTCTATGGCCGGATCATTGCCACCGGCACGCCAGACAACGTTCGGAGCGATCCCAGGGTGCGCGCCGCCTATCTGGGTGAAGAGACGGCAGAGGAGGGCGCGTGA
- a CDS encoding branched-chain amino acid ABC transporter permease, whose protein sequence is MTRLTPTRAWAATILFTAFAALPLIAGALDDSYLIVIATRILAYAIAALALDLILGYGGMVSFGHAAYLGIGAYAVAILSRAGITDLGAHLLAAILVAAVFALITGAISLRTRGIYFIMITLAFAQMGYFFFVSLSAYGGDDGVTLNARSTIFGQPLLENNTALYYTALALLIGLYLLAVAITRSRFGRVLTGTRENPIRMQAIGFSPFRYQLTAYVISGCMASIAGVMLANQASYVSPSFMDWHRSGELVVMVVFGGIGNLLGAIAGATIALLLEEWLAILTDHWPILFGLILVLVVLYSRDGLSGLFRRSKS, encoded by the coding sequence ATGACCCGATTGACCCCCACGCGCGCATGGGCCGCGACAATCCTCTTCACCGCCTTCGCCGCATTACCGCTGATCGCCGGAGCATTGGACGACAGCTACCTGATCGTGATCGCCACCCGGATCCTGGCCTATGCCATTGCCGCATTGGCGCTGGACCTGATCCTCGGCTATGGCGGCATGGTCAGCTTCGGACATGCCGCCTATCTGGGGATCGGTGCCTATGCGGTGGCGATCCTCAGCCGCGCGGGTATCACCGATCTGGGCGCACATTTGCTGGCGGCCATCTTGGTGGCGGCGGTGTTCGCACTGATCACCGGCGCGATCTCGCTGCGGACGCGCGGGATCTATTTCATCATGATCACGCTGGCTTTCGCGCAGATGGGATATTTCTTCTTTGTCTCGCTTTCGGCCTATGGCGGCGATGACGGTGTGACGCTGAACGCGCGCTCCACCATCTTCGGCCAGCCGCTGCTAGAGAACAACACCGCACTTTACTATACCGCGCTGGCCCTGCTGATCGGGCTGTATCTGCTGGCGGTCGCGATCACCCGCTCGCGTTTCGGTCGGGTGCTGACGGGAACGCGTGAAAACCCGATCCGCATGCAGGCCATCGGCTTTTCGCCCTTCCGCTACCAGCTGACCGCCTATGTGATCTCAGGCTGCATGGCGTCCATCGCCGGGGTGATGTTGGCCAATCAGGCCAGCTATGTCTCGCCCAGCTTCATGGACTGGCATCGCTCGGGCGAGTTGGTGGTGATGGTGGTCTTTGGCGGCATCGGCAATCTGCTGGGGGCCATCGCGGGCGCGACCATCGCATTGCTGCTCGAAGAATGGCTGGCGATTCTCACCGATCACTGGCCGATCCTGTTCGGCCTGATCCTTGTGCTCGTCGTGCTGTATTCCCGCGATGGCCTGAGCGGCCTCTTCCGCAGGAGCAAGTCATGA